TATAAGAGTCATGACGAAGAGCTACGTAATATAATTagcatatttaatttttttaacctATTATTTGATAATCGTGTAAAACCCAAGATTCCATAAGAGCTCATCAGACTCATTTTGTTTCAACATCAAACAAAGTTACAGTTAGAATAAAGTTACATCTTCCCTGATATGAATCTTATTATGATGTGATCTTACATTACATTTTCTAAAGATCCACTGGAATTGGAATTCTAACTCATTAATTATGGAAAAACTATAAGTATATAGCTGATAATCTAGaaagttttcttattttgtaCAATCATGTAATTCTATGTTTTACCAGATAAAATTCATGTTATATTCTTTTGTATAGCGACTGCACAATTTAAATTCGTCACGAGTAAGAACAGATTCATAAAGTCTAATAATTGCTTTTGCTTTTCCATCATTCATTGACAAGTTACGAAATGTGAGACGAAGTGATTAGATGCTGCAAATAAAAATAGGAAGACAGATTAATTTACTTCAGTTAAAAACAAAGacatttaatgctctgcatgctgccATATGCTTCAAGATAAAAAAGTCCAaggtttgagatattttctcaaagtaTCAAaagttatctcaagaaccactgaaccaatactagacttgtttgtactcattgtaatacaTTTTCacgttgattccaaatatggttatgaattatatacaattctgaaataccgtagaattccgtctagaagcatatatgcctctaaacgaggtttttttaacgaaagatatgaaaggccaatacccttctcaaaaacattgcaatatattggtcttacaaatatacatgtttgtacaactgcctttatcagtaatatagttgttcaaactccaaataacgtttttgttgagagtgtctgcctcttgtctctaattgtgtcaaaaaacctcgtttagaggcatatatatgcttgtagacggaattttacggtatttgattttttttaaataggaacTTGCCGTGTGCAATGTGGAGATGGTTAATAAAACGTTTgctcatttttattcaggttcATCCTTGGCACCAGATGACGAAGGTTCATTTAACATAAAGTATACCTCATTGTCCTGTAACGACAACCTCGACTATGAGGAGGAGGATAACCAAGAGTCAGAGTTTCTTGAGGTAGGTATTCATCTTGAAATTATTTTTGATAGCACGATATTGTTGGGCAAAAGTTGGAGAAAGAACAAGAACCAATGTACCAAGCCGGGGTACCAAGTTGTGCGCCCGGTTTACTTTCATTTCTTTACTAATACGTTACGAACGGTTCATAACAAAATTGGACACATTTTTTAGCATAGCTCATGAAAACAATTGAGGACTGTTTAATGACGCATCCACGTGTTCAGAAACATTTCTATGAATCTTTTTTGATGTTGCAAATTCTTTCAAatctttttaaatgttttgcaggttaactttaaaaaaatacaacCAAGCTGATCCACagcttttattaaaaaatatggcCTACATTTTCGGAGAACTTATCTCTGAGGTACTTCAATAATTCATCTACCTACAATTTCTAAGAACTTACCTTTAATTTGTCTCAACTGCTGCAGTCCACAACTGCAATATGATACGAAACATGTCACAACTCTCATAATATAGTATCTGTTTTCGTATAACAGAGTTTTGCCAACCTTCAAATCAGTGAAAAGCTGGAAAGCCAATGCTCGAATAAAGGAACCAGGCCAAGAACACCCCAATCAGCAACCAGTGCCGATGTGAATATAGGGGAAGCGAAACATAAAAGGGGAAGACCTAGGGGTTCCAAGAACAAGAAGCCTAGAGAGAAACCTAAACAGCCACATTCTTTGTCTGgcgattttgaaatttacaccaccAACCTAGGATCGTACACTGATCGAAAGAATACTAGCAGCCTAAATATTGCCAAAATACGACATCACCCTAAACAATTACAAAGCCCAACTGAATATGAAAAGTCTCAAGATGATTCGGCTTCACCTACTCAATCTGACGACACTGCTGGAAAAGCAACACGAAAAAAGCAACCTCCAAAAACCAAAGTATCTCAGAAATCACCAGAAACTCTAAAAGAAAATATCAGAGCTGCTCTGAAACAAAAGAGTAAACAGCATAGCCGGGATACACCAGAACCAGCAGAAGAAACCAAAAGTCTAGTCGCTGCAAAACTAACCAATCGACAACGCAGCCGAGATTCACCAGAACCTCCAGAAGAAACCTTGAAGAGTCGTACTCCTCAAAAAACAACCAATAAACAACGTGGTAGCGATTCACCACAGGAAACTGCGAAAGAAATGTCTGCTAAATCAAAAGTGAAAACATCAACTACTGGTAAGACTACGAAAACCAAACCAGACCAAAGAGTGAAGAAAGTTGAAATAACCGAACCTAAGCAACATACTATAGCTCCTTTAAAGTCGTCTACAGCAAAGCCCTCAACCATGTCGATCGTTGGGAAAGTTATAAATGCAGACGCGAAGTGGGCAAGTAATTGCTGCAACAAGTGTTTCAAAATCGTCGAAAACAAAGATAAATTAGTTTGCAAAAAGTGCAAAACGCGTTTTTCCGATGTATCTGTTTTGGTTCAGCGATTAGTAGCGGAAGTTACATTGAAAACGGAGGACGGAAAAACGATCAAGAAAATGTGCCATGGCCCAGAGCTAAAAGTATTCTTCAAAGAGAATGGGGATACAATAAGTAACCATAGATCGGTAGATAAACTTAGTACATATCTAAAAAACCTTAAGTCTCTGGAATTGTTGTTAGATGGCAAAGGTGATGTTTCGAAGATTTCAAAGCactacccttacgaaaatgcaggcaaaaaaaaatgtgtgcCAAAGCGTGCTGCACGCTTAAATAAGTGTGCAAAAGTGTGCAGAAGCGAGCAAGagcgtgttcatgtgtgcgaacTAGCCATGTGCGTGCAGGCAATGCACGCAAGTATCAATTGCACACATATTTGCACACATAATAAACTGTGCGCTGCACGCAACTTTCACATTTTTCCCTGCACGCATTTTTTAAGTGTGCAGTGCACGCATTTGCACACCTAATATTCTCTGCACGCAAACTTGAAGCATGCAGCGCACGCATTGACCACTTGCACGCATAATTGCAGGAAGCAGCAGTGCAGTATGGGATATCAGAGGTCACCAACTGCCAAGGATCAGAGAAGTGCTAGCTCCTCAGAAGCTCCCAATAACTTTGAAAATTTATAAGTTTGAAGTGTATTTTAGGGTTTTCATCATTGTCTTGTTGATGTTGAGCATATCAAGAATTGTCTCTGCAAGAAAAATCGAATTGCGTAagtttcaaaagtgttttttgcGATTCTTTTCCCCCAGGAAACCATAGTCTATGAGGTTAgtgttgaattcagcagacatgcatgaAGTGTATATATATGCCTGTATATTATCATCAGATCCTGCACGCGTGCAGCTCCTGCAAGCGGCAAGCTCCTGCATGCGTGCAGCTCCTGCACGCGTGTAGCTCCTGCATGCTATATAAGCGTGCAGACTGTGCATGCATGCGCATgcatgtttttggaaaaaaacacgCATGCAGCTCCTGCAAGCGTGCAGCTTCTGCACGCGTGCATGCAGCTCCTGCAAGCGTGCAGCTTCTGCACGCGTGAATGCAGCTCCTGCAAGCGTGCagctcctgcatgcatgcagccctGCATGCGTGCAGACCGTGCACGGTGCATGCATGTGCATGcgtgtttttttccaaaaacacgcaTGCGCACACATCATATGCACATGTGCGACATGTGTGCGCATTCATGCTGCACGCTTGCAAAAAaagcgtgccattttcgtaagggtagtGCCAGGAGTAGTTCTAATAGCGTTGTAAATTATGTCTGCAAGCTAAAATGCTGCCTATAATTGTTGCTGTAATATTGATATAGGTATAGGCTTTTATAAACCAACACTTGTAAACTAAAAACCTGAGACCACAAGGCGCTGATGACTAGAAAAAGTTAGTCatattgtcacggaggtataagtacgttagtgttatagacctgaaggggaagtcctcttttggtctatacgctagcgcgctcgcctcttaaacccagggtcgtgggttcgagtcccggcaggaccggaagtggctcgagagGCGCAGGATACAtccgtgaggggtttgtgacataaatggtggcagcggtggtccctggtgtttcttaacatcggaaagggttaggcgttcataaaaatggctggccgagtatgccttgtatcacggacgaccagtctggccgagtatgccttgtatcaaggacgaccagtttaaacagaggaagtaaggcgcgaggacgcgccttacgaggagggggagcatgtcacggaggtataagtacgttagtgttatagacctgaaggggaagtcctcttttggtctatacgctagcgcgctcgcctcttaaacccagggtcgtgggttcgagtcccggcaggaccggaagtggctcgagaggcgcaggatacttccgtgaggggtttgtgacaatATCTTGCATTATgtaatatatacagggtgtaacaatgaaatttatacaatttggaaaatagaattacacaagtatgccgcttatatcttggtttgatatttatatgtctatcaagataatttctttgaTAAAATTAATGGCATACAAGttaagatatggccaattatgtaacctagtcttaaaaccgctaaaccaactaaacgtcttcttttagctccacttttagccaagatattactgattgtaataTCAGTACAGTCCTTGTATCACGGACGACCAGTctggccgagtatgccttgtatcaaggacgaccagtttaaacagaggaagtaaggcgcgaggacgcgccttacgaggagggggagcatgtcacggaggtataagtacgttagtgttatagacctgaaggggaagtcctcttttggtctatacgctagcgcgctc
The Amphiura filiformis chromosome 3, Afil_fr2py, whole genome shotgun sequence DNA segment above includes these coding regions:
- the LOC140147052 gene encoding uncharacterized protein; the encoded protein is MASGGCDPKLRELTNTFKPLLVKFLQLKTGFLTSLNAFLSPDDLYHLQALEQQNRTAAVLELLDILARCQKLGVYAAFIGSLKSNKMENLAEMIEKGNGPSKRSMYYRFLIECFLPKLIEINPVDILPYLPCLTNEDIEEITNVQTQVNSTHAALKLLVYLNRHGEEGFGQLIDGLRKTRHRRLASAIAVGAGKQSEGINPKTFASEEQEFEDFFRCTEKTSAPENGFDNSDLYDDDDGDTSETVQVANTIRNEAACLELCDEQEMDIQYDLDPANAEEHTYKSHDEELRSSLAPDDEGSFNIKYTSLSCNDNLDYEEEDNQESEFLESFANLQISEKLESQCSNKGTRPRTPQSATSADVNIGEAKHKRGRPRGSKNKKPREKPKQPHSLSGDFEIYTTNLGSYTDRKNTSSLNIAKIRHHPKQLQSPTEYEKSQDDSASPTQSDDTAGKATRKKQPPKTKVSQKSPETLKENIRAALKQKSKQHSRDTPEPAEETKSLVAAKLTNRQRSRDSPEPPEETLKSRTPQKTTNKQRGSDSPQETAKEMSAKSKVKTSTTGKTTKTKPDQRVKKVEITEPKQHTIAPLKSSTAKPSTMSIVGKVINADAKWASNCCNKCFKIVENKDKLVCKKCKTRFSDVSVLVQRLVAEVTLKTEDGKTIKKMCHGPELKVFFKENGDTISNHRSVDKLSTYLKNLKSLELLLDGKGDVSKISKHYPYENAGKKKCVPKRAARLNKCAKVCRSEQERVHVCELAMCVQAMHETIVYEVSVEFSRHA